In Rhodanobacter denitrificans, a single window of DNA contains:
- a CDS encoding error-prone DNA polymerase yields MTYAELHCLSSLSFLRGVASARVLFERAAALGYHALAITDECSFAGIVRALEASRATGLPLIVGTELALEDGARLVLLAEDRAGYATLCRLITAARARAPKGRYEARWSDLEGDHVGVLALLCAVDRHGAVPAACRGWAARLATMLPGGAWLGVELHRGDRDAEALATCTGIGAATGLPLVAAGDVHMATRSQRALQDTVTTIRLGKSVTAAAGELFPNGERHLRAPTDLAALYPPALIAETLRIAARCRLDLGTLGCRPPLDSVPAGVAPAAWLRALVAEGAARRWPNGVPAPQAAQIDHELALIADLGYEAFFLTVHDIVAFARSRQILCQGRGSAANSVVCYALGITEVDPERGHLLFERFLSKERHEPPDIDVDFEHERREEVIQFIYARYGRDRAALTAAITTYRPRSAVRDVGRALDLDPDLIDRLARAMDGWGDAATMPTRLAETGIDTDTPAMRRLLVLAMQLVGTPRHLSQHVGGFVISAAPLAELVPVEPATMEGRTIIQYDKNDLSTLGLLKVDILALGMLSALRRTFDLIRRHHGVSLSMADIPAEDPATYAMLRRADTVGVFQVESRAQMAMLPRMRPQCFYDLVVQTAIIRPGPIQGGMVHPYLRRRQGREAPSYPSEAVKGVLERTLGVPIFQEQVMQLAVVAAGFSAGEADQLRRSMGAWERHGTMEHFRTRLLAGMAERGYTEGFAEQVFEMILGFGAYGFPESHAASFALLAYASAWLRAHYPAAFLAALLNAQPAGFYTRDQLLQDARRHGIATRPPDVNVSGWDSHLEGPGGRPLQPGDVRGAPVVRLGLREISGFRVDSAARLLAARSEMRFNDVADLARRAALDQRDLPLLADAGALAGLAGHRHVSRWVASGIEATLPLFGSTVEAAPMLRPPTPGEDMAANYAAMGLTPAGHPMALVRPALAGRGVATLDEARRAPHQRRMRVVGLIGLRQRPPAARGVTFLTLEDETAWLNVVVWPDLAEECAIALRSGGPVRVDGRIEHVDGVTHLIAAHVARLDRD; encoded by the coding sequence GTGACTTACGCCGAACTCCACTGCCTCTCGAGCCTCTCCTTCTTACGCGGCGTGGCCAGCGCGCGCGTGCTGTTCGAGCGCGCGGCGGCGCTGGGCTACCACGCCCTCGCGATCACTGACGAATGCAGTTTCGCCGGCATCGTCCGCGCGCTGGAGGCATCCCGCGCGACGGGCCTGCCGCTGATCGTCGGTACCGAGCTGGCGCTCGAGGATGGCGCGCGCCTGGTGCTGCTCGCCGAGGACCGCGCCGGCTACGCGACCCTGTGCCGCCTCATCACCGCCGCGCGTGCCCGCGCGCCGAAGGGCCGGTACGAGGCACGCTGGAGTGATCTTGAGGGCGACCACGTTGGCGTGCTGGCCCTCCTGTGTGCGGTCGATCGTCATGGCGCGGTGCCGGCGGCGTGCCGCGGCTGGGCCGCGCGCCTGGCCACCATGCTGCCGGGTGGCGCGTGGCTCGGCGTGGAGCTTCACCGCGGCGACCGAGACGCGGAGGCGCTGGCCACGTGTACCGGTATCGGCGCTGCCACCGGCCTGCCGCTGGTCGCCGCCGGCGACGTGCACATGGCCACGCGCAGCCAACGTGCGCTGCAGGACACCGTGACCACGATCCGCCTGGGCAAATCCGTCACTGCCGCCGCCGGCGAGCTGTTCCCGAACGGCGAGCGCCACCTGCGCGCGCCAACGGATCTCGCGGCGCTGTATCCGCCGGCGCTGATCGCCGAGACACTGCGCATCGCCGCACGCTGCCGGCTGGATCTCGGCACGCTCGGGTGCCGGCCGCCGCTGGACAGCGTGCCGGCCGGTGTTGCGCCGGCGGCGTGGCTGCGCGCGCTGGTGGCCGAGGGCGCGGCGCGGCGCTGGCCCAACGGGGTGCCGGCGCCGCAGGCGGCACAGATCGACCACGAGCTGGCGCTGATCGCCGACCTTGGATACGAGGCGTTCTTCCTCACCGTCCACGACATCGTCGCCTTTGCGCGATCGCGCCAGATCCTCTGCCAGGGCCGCGGCTCGGCCGCGAACTCCGTAGTCTGCTACGCCCTGGGTATAACCGAGGTCGACCCCGAACGCGGGCATCTACTGTTCGAGCGCTTCCTATCAAAAGAGCGCCATGAACCACCAGACATCGACGTCGATTTCGAGCACGAACGGCGCGAGGAAGTCATTCAGTTCATCTATGCGCGGTACGGCCGCGACCGCGCGGCGCTGACCGCAGCGATCACCACCTACCGGCCACGCAGCGCGGTGCGCGACGTGGGCCGTGCGCTCGACCTCGATCCTGATCTGATCGACCGGCTGGCCCGTGCGATGGACGGATGGGGCGACGCCGCGACGATGCCGACGCGCCTGGCCGAGACGGGTATCGACACCGACACGCCGGCGATGCGCCGCCTGCTGGTGCTGGCCATGCAGCTGGTCGGCACGCCGCGGCATCTTTCGCAACACGTCGGCGGTTTCGTCATCAGCGCGGCGCCGCTCGCCGAACTGGTGCCGGTCGAGCCGGCAACGATGGAAGGGCGCACGATCATCCAGTACGACAAGAACGATTTGTCGACCTTGGGCCTGCTCAAGGTCGACATCCTGGCACTGGGCATGCTGTCTGCCTTACGTCGGACGTTCGACCTCATCCGACGCCACCACGGCGTCTCCCTGTCGATGGCGGACATTCCGGCCGAGGACCCGGCCACCTACGCGATGCTCCGGCGCGCCGACACGGTAGGTGTGTTTCAAGTCGAGAGCAGGGCGCAGATGGCGATGCTGCCGCGCATGCGGCCACAGTGCTTTTATGACCTGGTGGTTCAGACGGCCATCATCAGGCCCGGACCGATCCAGGGCGGCATGGTTCACCCGTATCTGCGCCGTCGACAGGGCAGGGAAGCGCCGAGTTACCCGTCGGAGGCGGTCAAGGGCGTGCTGGAGCGCACGCTCGGCGTGCCGATCTTCCAGGAGCAGGTGATGCAGCTTGCGGTGGTCGCCGCCGGCTTCTCGGCGGGCGAGGCTGACCAGTTGCGCCGCTCGATGGGCGCCTGGGAGCGGCACGGCACCATGGAGCACTTCCGCACGCGCCTGCTCGCCGGTATGGCCGAGCGCGGCTACACCGAGGGCTTCGCGGAGCAGGTGTTCGAAATGATCCTCGGCTTCGGCGCCTACGGATTTCCCGAGAGCCACGCAGCCTCCTTCGCGCTGCTCGCGTACGCTTCTGCGTGGCTCCGCGCCCATTACCCGGCCGCGTTCCTCGCCGCGCTGCTCAACGCCCAGCCAGCCGGGTTCTACACCAGGGATCAGTTATTGCAGGACGCCCGTCGCCACGGCATCGCCACGCGCCCGCCGGACGTGAACGTGAGCGGATGGGATTCGCACCTGGAGGGGCCTGGCGGCCGCCCACTGCAGCCAGGCGATGTGAGGGGCGCGCCGGTGGTGCGGCTGGGCCTGCGCGAGATCAGCGGGTTCCGTGTCGACAGCGCGGCGAGGCTCCTGGCTGCGCGCAGCGAGATGCGGTTCAACGACGTTGCGGATCTGGCGCGCCGCGCCGCGCTCGACCAGCGCGATCTGCCGCTGCTCGCCGACGCCGGCGCGCTTGCCGGCCTGGCCGGTCACCGTCACGTGTCCCGCTGGGTGGCCAGCGGCATCGAGGCGACCTTGCCGCTCTTCGGCAGTACCGTGGAAGCGGCGCCAATGCTGCGCCCACCGACCCCCGGCGAAGACATGGCCGCCAACTATGCAGCGATGGGCCTCACCCCTGCCGGCCACCCGATGGCACTGGTCAGGCCA
- a CDS encoding nucleotidyltransferase/DNA polymerase involved in DNA repair encodes MLWLACQFPSLAVEVPPGATGVGRVAVDGVVRQACPLAQAAGIQPGMRVATARALLSPLEVRHTDAASRGRALADLAPRLATITSQVMLAPETDTLLGEVGGSRRMLGGLAGVRRAARGAFEDAAVTWRAAIAPTPAAAAMLAGYRPGTTVANLQELRSALTDLPASALPLPPAAHQLLRRIGARRVSDVLALPRAGLARRLGVPAVTLLARLLGERPDPRESWVPPARFVREADWDDALASVEILQFPLRRLLGDMAAHVACRGERATAWSLVLRTDARADAAIAVAAAAGTADARQLLDLTVARLASAPWPGPVVAMQLRLDAAREALGAAQLFGDDGDEQLVALLDRLRARLGDAAVYGLAAVADPRPERAQRRVLLAGEDTAAVSPRRRPAWLLPAPVPWRCDPARLLAGPERMESGWWDGGDSRRDYYVARGDAGATWWVYQDLRTDAWFVHGWFG; translated from the coding sequence ATGCTGTGGCTCGCCTGCCAGTTTCCCTCGCTCGCGGTTGAGGTGCCGCCCGGGGCGACCGGCGTGGGCCGAGTCGCCGTTGACGGCGTGGTGCGGCAGGCCTGTCCGCTCGCGCAGGCGGCAGGCATCCAGCCGGGTATGCGCGTGGCCACCGCGCGGGCGCTCCTGTCGCCGCTGGAGGTGCGCCATACCGATGCCGCCTCGCGGGGCAGAGCGCTGGCCGACCTTGCGCCGAGGCTGGCGACGATCACATCGCAGGTGATGCTGGCGCCGGAAACGGACACGCTGCTGGGTGAGGTGGGCGGGAGCCGGAGGATGCTCGGCGGGCTGGCCGGCGTGCGCCGGGCGGCACGGGGCGCCTTCGAGGATGCCGCGGTGACTTGGCGCGCCGCGATTGCGCCGACGCCGGCGGCGGCCGCCATGCTGGCCGGGTATCGGCCGGGTACCACGGTGGCCAACCTCCAGGAGCTGCGCTCCGCGCTGACCGACCTGCCGGCGTCGGCGCTTCCGCTGCCGCCGGCCGCGCACCAGCTGCTGCGCCGGATAGGCGCCAGGCGAGTCAGCGACGTGCTGGCCCTGCCGCGTGCGGGCCTTGCGCGCCGGCTCGGCGTGCCGGCGGTGACGCTGCTGGCGCGCCTGCTGGGCGAGCGTCCCGATCCGCGCGAGAGCTGGGTCCCGCCGGCGAGGTTCGTGCGCGAAGCCGACTGGGACGATGCGCTGGCCAGCGTGGAGATCCTGCAGTTCCCTCTGCGCCGACTGCTGGGTGATATGGCCGCCCACGTTGCGTGCCGTGGCGAGCGCGCGACGGCTTGGTCGCTGGTGCTGCGTACCGACGCTCGCGCCGACGCCGCGATCGCCGTTGCGGCCGCCGCCGGCACGGCTGATGCCCGGCAGCTGCTGGACCTCACGGTCGCGCGGCTGGCCAGTGCACCGTGGCCAGGGCCCGTAGTCGCCATGCAGCTCCGTCTTGATGCGGCCCGGGAAGCGCTCGGAGCGGCGCAGCTTTTCGGTGACGATGGCGATGAGCAACTGGTCGCGCTGCTCGACCGCCTGCGCGCACGCCTGGGGGATGCCGCTGTCTACGGCCTGGCCGCCGTCGCCGATCCGCGGCCGGAGCGCGCGCAGCGCCGCGTGCTGCTCGCCGGCGAGGACACTGCGGCGGTGTCGCCGCGGCGGCGACCGGCCTGGCTGCTGCCGGCGCCGGTGCCGTGGCGGTGCGATCCGGCGCGGCTGCTGGCCGGGCCGGAGCGCATGGAGTCGGGCTGGTGGGACGGCGGCGACAGCCGGCGCGACTACTACGTGGCGCGCGGCGACGCCGGCGCCACGTGGTGGGTCTACCAGGACCTGCGCACGGACGCCTGGTTCGTGCACGGCTGGTTCGGGTGA
- the imuA gene encoding translesion DNA synthesis-associated protein ImuA gives MSAVVHHLPWEGELRVAGVRRAGEVAAQPRGTVPSGYAPLDAVLPGGGWPRGALVELQLANAGIGELRLLASALASPERAGRVAFLAPPAEPGLAALHGLGLSPRAITVARPREARDQRWVAEQVLRSGAFAAALLWWPSPLDDRIARRLSLAIAAGGGLGFVFCRPSSVANGVPLRLGLRSVGTGALQVDVMKRRGPPVGPVHLEWGDAVARLPVSLARG, from the coding sequence ATGTCTGCCGTCGTCCACCATCTGCCGTGGGAAGGCGAGCTTCGCGTCGCCGGGGTCCGCCGCGCCGGCGAGGTGGCGGCGCAGCCGCGGGGCACGGTACCCAGCGGGTATGCACCCCTCGATGCAGTGCTGCCCGGTGGCGGCTGGCCGCGCGGCGCACTGGTGGAGCTGCAGCTGGCCAACGCCGGCATCGGTGAGCTGAGGCTGCTGGCCAGCGCGCTGGCGTCGCCGGAGCGTGCCGGGCGGGTGGCCTTCCTCGCGCCACCGGCGGAGCCTGGCCTCGCTGCCCTGCATGGCCTGGGCCTCTCGCCGCGAGCCATCACAGTTGCCCGTCCGCGCGAGGCCCGCGATCAACGCTGGGTGGCCGAGCAGGTGTTGCGCAGCGGCGCCTTCGCCGCGGCGCTGCTGTGGTGGCCGTCGCCGCTGGACGATCGCATCGCGCGCCGGCTCAGCCTGGCGATCGCCGCCGGCGGTGGCCTCGGATTCGTCTTCTGCCGGCCATCCAGTGTCGCCAACGGCGTGCCGTTGCGTCTGGGCTTGCGCAGCGTCGGCACCGGCGCGCTGCAGGTCGACGTCATGAAACGCCGCGGCCCGCCGGTGGGACCGGTGCACCTGGAGTGGGGCGATGCTGTGGCTCGCCTGCCAGTTTCCCTCGCTCGCGGTTGA
- a CDS encoding LexA family protein, which produces MPAARRTIPFAQSAPAVEEALRAYYAKHGILPSLSELLEALQSHKITSKGTLAWIIDRLEKAGIVGRAPGGRLKPGWNFAGFPIGRPVPAGVPDTGDTMPEERRSIDAWLAPNPLITRLAPIRGDSMVDMGLLDGDTAVYEVRQHADVGEIVYALIDGEETFKLLACDDKGRYLQPANADPRYQPLRPKQSLDILGVVIGTFGRRRGRAASRR; this is translated from the coding sequence ATGCCCGCCGCGCGCCGCACCATCCCGTTTGCGCAATCCGCCCCAGCGGTCGAGGAAGCGCTGCGCGCCTACTACGCCAAGCACGGCATCCTGCCGAGCCTCAGCGAACTGCTCGAGGCGCTGCAGTCCCACAAGATCACCAGCAAGGGCACCCTGGCTTGGATCATCGACCGGCTGGAGAAGGCCGGTATTGTCGGCCGCGCCCCAGGTGGTCGGCTCAAGCCCGGCTGGAACTTCGCCGGCTTCCCGATCGGCCGGCCCGTGCCCGCCGGCGTGCCGGATACCGGGGACACCATGCCGGAGGAGCGCCGCTCGATCGACGCCTGGCTGGCACCCAATCCCCTCATCACCCGTCTTGCGCCCATCCGCGGCGACTCGATGGTCGACATGGGGCTCCTGGACGGCGACACCGCCGTGTATGAGGTGCGCCAGCATGCGGATGTGGGCGAGATCGTGTACGCGCTGATCGACGGCGAGGAGACGTTCAAGCTGCTCGCATGCGATGACAAGGGCCGCTACCTGCAGCCGGCCAATGCGGACCCGCGCTACCAGCCGCTGCGGCCGAAGCAGTCGCTGGACATCCTCGGGGTGGTAATCGGCACCTTCGGCCGCCGGCGGGGCCGCGCGGCGTCGCGCAGGTGA
- a CDS encoding SOS response-associated peptidase, with translation MCGRFVQLPLRFPGDLPAPTLADELANLTPRYNLAPTQRAAVVLDADDQLAVRRLRWGLLPFWVKDLKQSYSTFNARIETVATKPAFRAAFKARRCVIPMAGYYEWRLEGKVKQPYYLTRADGHDLFAAGLWEPRHPLQDEDEAGSCTIIVTASDGAAATIHDRMPVCIPAELVEEYLRATPDDAMALMLAVPVPDLVVRPVSRRVNASRDDDPQLLDPFTPPE, from the coding sequence ATGTGCGGCCGCTTCGTCCAGCTCCCTCTACGCTTTCCCGGCGACCTTCCGGCGCCGACGCTGGCCGACGAGCTGGCGAACCTCACGCCGCGCTACAACCTGGCGCCTACCCAGCGCGCGGCGGTGGTTCTCGACGCCGACGATCAGCTCGCGGTTCGCCGGTTGCGGTGGGGGCTGCTCCCGTTCTGGGTCAAGGACCTCAAGCAGTCCTACTCGACGTTCAATGCCCGCATTGAGACGGTGGCCACGAAGCCCGCGTTCCGCGCGGCGTTCAAGGCACGCCGGTGCGTCATCCCCATGGCCGGCTACTACGAGTGGCGACTGGAAGGGAAGGTGAAGCAGCCCTACTACCTGACCAGGGCAGACGGCCATGATCTGTTCGCGGCTGGGCTCTGGGAGCCTCGGCACCCGCTCCAGGATGAGGATGAGGCCGGCTCCTGCACGATCATCGTCACGGCATCCGACGGCGCCGCCGCGACGATCCACGACCGCATGCCGGTGTGCATCCCGGCCGAGCTGGTGGAGGAATACCTGCGCGCAACGCCGGACGACGCGATGGCCCTGATGCTGGCGGTGCCCGTTCCGGATCTGGTGGTGCGGCCGGTTTCCCGCAGGGTCAATGCGTCGCGTGACGACGATCCGCAGCTGCTCGACCCGTTCACGCCGCCAGAGTAG